Proteins encoded together in one Thermomonospora curvata DSM 43183 window:
- a CDS encoding class I SAM-dependent methyltransferase, whose translation MDATALSDPLARWRAAVEAWRPPGHLRSPGGGPVPRPATVVRGMDEVDLPPGSRSHERAVQALPEGGTVLDVGCGAGGASLPLAGRAGLIVGVDPEEHLLEALRASGRHLGVRVETVRGRWPDVAAEVAPADVVVCHHVLYGVADLGPFAAALTARARRRVVVEIPARHPLHALNPLWERFHGLVRPDGPTADDALAALRAAGVDPRIERWTDRGGWGRYPDLSALADRVRRRLFLPPERTAQVADALRELGVDPARPRFPGTEGRTLCTLWWEP comes from the coding sequence ATGGACGCAACCGCTCTCAGCGATCCGCTGGCCCGCTGGCGGGCCGCGGTGGAAGCCTGGCGGCCGCCCGGGCACCTGCGTTCCCCGGGCGGCGGGCCGGTGCCGCGCCCGGCCACCGTGGTGCGCGGCATGGACGAGGTGGATCTTCCCCCGGGCAGCCGCTCCCATGAGCGCGCCGTGCAGGCCCTGCCGGAGGGCGGCACGGTGCTGGATGTGGGATGCGGTGCCGGCGGGGCCTCATTGCCCCTGGCGGGCCGCGCGGGGCTGATCGTGGGCGTGGACCCCGAGGAGCACCTGCTCGAGGCGCTGCGGGCCAGTGGCAGGCATCTGGGTGTGCGGGTGGAGACGGTGCGCGGCCGCTGGCCGGACGTCGCGGCCGAGGTCGCCCCGGCCGACGTGGTGGTCTGTCATCACGTGCTGTACGGCGTCGCCGATCTGGGACCGTTCGCGGCGGCGCTGACCGCGCGGGCGCGGCGGCGGGTGGTCGTGGAGATCCCCGCCCGGCATCCGCTGCACGCCCTCAACCCGCTGTGGGAGAGGTTCCACGGCCTGGTCCGCCCGGACGGTCCGACCGCCGACGACGCGCTGGCCGCGCTGCGGGCGGCCGGAGTGGACCCGCGGATCGAACGGTGGACGGATCGGGGCGGCTGGGGGCGCTACCCGGATCTGAGCGCGCTGGCCGACCGGGTGCGGCGGCGGCTCTTCCTGCCGCCCGAGCGCACCGCACAGGTCGCCGACGCGTTGCGCGAGCTGGGCGTCGACCCCGCCCGGCCGCGTTTCCCCGGCACCGAGGGACGCACTTTGTGCACCCTGTGGTGGGAGCCCTGA
- a CDS encoding DUF4191 domain-containing protein, which yields MSNNATESGKSPGRLKQIRMVAQVLRKADPKALPIVCGAVLGTLLLFVAIGLIFGGLWFFVPLGVLFAVLVGMVVFGQMAQRVQFKMLAGQPGAAAAVLKSMRGNWTVSEAVRGNRNLDMVHRVVGRPGVILVSEGPRSRVGQLLGAEKKHIARAAQQVPIYDVQVGDEEGQVPLTKLQRHLMKLPRNLNKAQVAQLNDRLRALPQRMQMPKGPIPRNVRMPKGPKPRMR from the coding sequence ATGTCGAACAACGCCACGGAATCGGGCAAGAGCCCCGGCCGCCTCAAGCAGATCCGCATGGTCGCCCAGGTCCTGCGGAAGGCGGATCCCAAGGCGCTGCCGATCGTCTGCGGCGCCGTGCTGGGCACGCTGCTGCTGTTCGTGGCGATCGGGCTGATCTTCGGCGGGCTGTGGTTCTTCGTTCCGCTCGGCGTGTTGTTCGCGGTGCTGGTGGGGATGGTCGTGTTCGGCCAGATGGCCCAGCGCGTCCAGTTCAAGATGCTCGCCGGGCAGCCGGGAGCGGCCGCGGCGGTGCTGAAGTCGATGCGCGGCAACTGGACGGTCAGCGAGGCGGTGCGCGGCAACCGCAACCTGGACATGGTGCACCGGGTGGTCGGCCGCCCGGGGGTGATCCTGGTCTCCGAGGGGCCGCGCAGCCGGGTGGGGCAGCTGCTCGGGGCGGAAAAGAAGCACATCGCCCGCGCCGCCCAGCAGGTTCCCATCTACGACGTGCAGGTCGGCGATGAAGAGGGGCAGGTGCCGCTCACCAAGCTGCAGCGGCACCTGATGAAGCTGCCGCGCAACCTCAACAAGGCGCAGGTCGCCCAGCTCAACGACCGGCTGCGGGCGCTGCCGCAGCGGATGCAGATGCCCAAGGGCCCCATCCCGCGCAACGTGCGCATGCCCAAGGGTCCCAAGCCCAGGATGCGCTGA
- the lipA gene encoding lipoyl synthase produces the protein MTTVTPEGRRLLRIEARNSQTPIERKPPWIKTRLKTGPQYRELTKLVKDEGLHTVCQEAGCPNIYECWEDREATFLIGGDQCTRRCDFCQIDTGKPAAYDPDEPRRVAESVAAMGLRYATVTGVARDDLPDQGAWLYAETVRQIHRAVPGCGVELLIPDFNAVPSLLAQVFEARPEVLAHNVETVPRIFKRIRPAFRYERSLEVITRAREAGLVTKSNLILGLGETRQEVSQALRDLHAAGCELVTITQYLRPSPRHHPVERWVKPEEFIELKAEAEQIGFAGVMSGPLVRSSYRAGRLYQQAIAARR, from the coding sequence GTGACCACGGTGACTCCAGAGGGGCGCAGGCTCCTCCGCATAGAAGCCCGAAACAGCCAGACCCCGATCGAGCGCAAGCCGCCGTGGATCAAAACGCGCCTGAAGACCGGCCCGCAGTACCGCGAGCTGACCAAGCTGGTCAAGGACGAGGGCCTGCACACGGTGTGCCAGGAGGCCGGCTGCCCCAACATCTACGAATGCTGGGAGGACCGTGAGGCCACCTTCCTGATCGGCGGCGACCAGTGCACCCGGCGCTGCGACTTCTGCCAGATCGACACCGGCAAGCCCGCCGCCTACGACCCCGACGAGCCGCGCCGGGTGGCCGAGTCGGTGGCCGCGATGGGGCTGCGCTATGCCACGGTGACCGGAGTGGCCCGCGACGACCTGCCCGACCAGGGGGCCTGGCTGTACGCCGAGACGGTGCGGCAGATCCACCGGGCGGTGCCCGGCTGCGGGGTGGAGCTGCTCATCCCCGACTTCAACGCGGTGCCGTCGCTGCTGGCCCAGGTGTTCGAAGCGCGGCCGGAGGTGCTGGCGCACAACGTGGAGACGGTGCCGCGCATCTTCAAGCGCATCCGCCCGGCGTTCCGCTACGAGCGGTCCCTGGAGGTCATCACCAGGGCCCGGGAGGCGGGGCTGGTCACCAAGTCCAACCTGATCCTGGGGCTGGGCGAGACCCGCCAGGAGGTCTCCCAGGCGCTGCGCGACCTGCACGCGGCCGGGTGCGAGCTGGTCACCATCACCCAGTACCTGCGGCCCTCGCCGCGCCACCACCCGGTCGAGCGGTGGGTCAAGCCGGAGGAGTTCATCGAGCTCAAGGCCGAGGCCGAGCAGATCGGCTTCGCCGGGGTGATGTCCGGGCCGCTGGTGCGCTCCAGCTACCGCGCCGGCCGTCTCTACCAGCAGGCCATCGCGGCCCGCCGGTAG
- the lipB gene encoding lipoyl(octanoyl) transferase LipB, which translates to MVIVHVGFGERAVPYQTAWELQRRTQERRIAGLIPDTALLLEHQPVYTAGKRTTPMDRPVTDPGAPVIDVDRGGKITWHGPGQLTGYPIVRLPDPVDVIAYVRKLEIMMMRVCAELGLETITVEGRRGLWVPGTPDRKIGSIGVRVSRGVTMHGFMINCDCDMSWFDRIVPCGIRDVGSTSLSLELGRRVPVQEVVPLVERHLAEVLGAREILHRTPAQLEG; encoded by the coding sequence CTGGTCATCGTCCACGTGGGGTTCGGCGAGCGGGCCGTCCCCTACCAGACCGCCTGGGAGCTGCAACGGCGCACCCAGGAGCGGCGGATCGCCGGGCTGATCCCCGACACCGCGCTGCTGCTGGAGCACCAGCCGGTCTACACCGCCGGCAAGCGCACCACCCCCATGGACCGGCCGGTCACCGATCCCGGCGCCCCGGTGATCGACGTGGACCGCGGCGGCAAGATCACCTGGCACGGGCCGGGACAGCTGACCGGCTACCCGATCGTCCGGCTGCCCGACCCGGTGGACGTGATCGCCTACGTCCGCAAGCTGGAGATCATGATGATGCGGGTCTGCGCCGAGCTGGGCCTGGAGACGATCACCGTGGAGGGCCGGCGGGGCCTGTGGGTGCCCGGCACCCCCGACCGCAAGATCGGCTCGATCGGCGTGCGGGTCTCGCGCGGGGTGACCATGCACGGCTTCATGATCAACTGCGACTGCGACATGTCGTGGTTCGACCGCATCGTGCCGTGCGGCATCCGCGATGTGGGTTCCACCTCGCTCAGCCTGGAGCTGGGGCGGCGGGTGCCGGTCCAGGAGGTCGTGCCGCTGGTGGAGCGGCACTTGGCAGAGGTGCTGGGCGCGCGGGAGATCCTGCACCGCACACCGGCCCAGCTGGAGGGCTGA
- the glnA gene encoding type I glutamate--ammonia ligase — protein MFSSAGEVLSFIESEGIEFVDCRFVDLPGTVQHFTFPASNFSESVFTEGLMFDGSSIRGFQEIHESDMLLLPDVSTAVVDPFRQHKTLNITFFVHDPLTGEPYTRDPRNVAKKAQDYLKSTGIADTAYFGPEAEFYIFDDVRFETKQNAGYYYLDSIEGAWNTGREEDGGNLGAKPPYKGGYFPVPPMDHYTDLRSEMVVNLLKVGIQVEMQHHEVGTAGQAEIDFRFGEMLRTADNLMLYKYVVKNTARAAGKTVTFMPKPIFGDNGSGMHCHQSLWKDGSPLFYDEVGYAGLSDIARWYIGGLLKHAPALLAFTNPTVNSYHRLVPGYEAPVNLVYSQRNRSACIRVPITGSNPKAKRIEFRVPDPSCNPYLAFSAMLMAGIDGIKNKIEPPEPIDKDLYELPPEEARAIPQVPGSLEAVLNALEADHEFLLEGGVFTEDLIQTWISYKRENELDPLRLRPHPHEFELYYDV, from the coding sequence ATGTTCAGCAGCGCCGGCGAGGTCCTGAGCTTCATAGAATCCGAAGGCATCGAGTTCGTCGACTGCAGGTTCGTGGACCTGCCGGGCACGGTGCAGCACTTCACGTTCCCCGCTTCGAACTTCAGCGAGAGCGTCTTCACCGAGGGCCTGATGTTCGACGGGTCCTCCATCCGCGGCTTCCAGGAGATCCACGAGTCCGACATGCTGCTGCTGCCGGACGTGAGCACCGCGGTGGTGGACCCCTTCCGTCAGCACAAGACCCTCAACATCACGTTCTTCGTGCACGACCCGCTGACCGGGGAGCCCTACACCCGCGACCCGCGCAACGTCGCCAAGAAGGCTCAGGACTACCTCAAGAGCACCGGCATCGCCGACACCGCGTACTTCGGCCCGGAGGCCGAGTTCTACATCTTCGACGACGTCCGGTTCGAGACCAAGCAGAACGCCGGGTACTACTACCTCGACTCGATCGAGGGCGCTTGGAACACCGGTCGTGAGGAGGACGGCGGCAACCTGGGCGCCAAGCCCCCCTACAAGGGCGGCTACTTCCCCGTCCCGCCGATGGACCACTACACCGACCTGCGCTCGGAGATGGTGGTCAACCTGCTCAAGGTGGGCATCCAGGTGGAGATGCAGCACCACGAGGTCGGCACCGCCGGCCAGGCGGAGATCGACTTCCGCTTCGGCGAGATGCTGCGCACCGCCGACAACCTGATGCTCTACAAGTACGTCGTCAAGAACACCGCGCGGGCGGCCGGCAAGACCGTGACCTTCATGCCCAAGCCGATCTTCGGTGACAACGGCTCGGGCATGCACTGCCACCAGTCGCTGTGGAAGGACGGCTCGCCGCTGTTCTACGACGAGGTCGGCTACGCGGGGCTGTCGGACATCGCCCGCTGGTACATCGGCGGCCTGCTCAAGCACGCCCCGGCGCTGCTGGCCTTCACCAACCCGACCGTCAACTCCTACCACCGCCTGGTGCCGGGCTATGAGGCCCCGGTCAACCTGGTGTACTCGCAGCGCAACCGCTCGGCCTGCATCCGGGTGCCGATCACCGGCTCCAACCCCAAGGCCAAGCGGATCGAGTTCCGGGTGCCGGACCCCTCCTGCAACCCGTACCTGGCCTTCTCGGCGATGCTGATGGCCGGCATCGACGGCATCAAGAACAAGATCGAGCCGCCGGAGCCGATCGACAAGGACCTCTACGAGCTGCCGCCGGAGGAGGCCCGCGCCATCCCGCAGGTCCCCGGCTCGCTGGAGGCCGTGCTCAACGCCCTGGAGGCCGACCACGAGTTCCTGCTGGAGGGCGGCGTCTTCACCGAGGACCTGATCCAGACCTGGATCTCCTACAAGCGCGAGAACGAGCTGGACCCGCTGCGCCTGCGTCCGCACCCGCACGAGTTTGAGCTCTACTACGACGTGTGA
- a CDS encoding peptidase E produces MSTDGQPHILAIGGGTFIPDDRYGLSPSPLLRYALDLTGQDRPRVCFLATAQGDGSEHIARGYAALSRLDAEVSHLALFPMPNVADVRSHILSQDLLYVFGGSVANLLALWRLHGLVEILREAWQEGVVLAGQSAGALCWHVGGNTDSFGPRLRPLTDGLGFVPYSCGVHYDSDPQRRPLLHRSVGEGLLPAGYAADEGVGLHYVGTELVQAVSYREQGRAYGIEPDGSGGVKEMVIEPRLLSGS; encoded by the coding sequence ATGAGCACTGACGGACAGCCGCACATCCTCGCCATCGGCGGGGGGACGTTCATCCCCGACGACCGGTACGGGCTGTCCCCCAGCCCGCTGCTGCGGTACGCGCTCGACCTGACCGGGCAGGACCGGCCCCGGGTGTGCTTCCTGGCCACCGCGCAGGGAGACGGCTCGGAGCACATCGCCCGCGGCTATGCGGCGCTGTCCAGGCTGGACGCCGAGGTCAGCCATCTGGCGCTGTTCCCGATGCCCAACGTCGCCGATGTGCGCTCCCACATCCTCAGCCAGGACCTGCTGTATGTGTTCGGCGGCAGCGTCGCCAACCTGCTGGCGCTGTGGCGGCTGCACGGCCTGGTGGAGATCCTGCGCGAGGCCTGGCAGGAGGGGGTGGTCCTGGCCGGGCAGAGCGCCGGGGCGCTGTGCTGGCACGTGGGCGGCAACACCGACTCCTTCGGGCCGCGGCTGCGCCCGCTGACCGACGGGCTGGGCTTTGTGCCGTACTCGTGCGGCGTCCACTACGACAGCGATCCGCAGCGGCGGCCGCTGCTGCACCGCTCGGTGGGCGAGGGCCTGCTGCCCGCCGGGTACGCCGCCGATGAGGGCGTCGGGCTGCACTATGTGGGCACCGAGCTGGTGCAGGCGGTCTCCTACCGCGAGCAGGGCCGCGCCTACGGCATCGAGCCGGACGGCTCCGGCGGCGTCAAGGAGATGGTGATCGAACCGCGGCTGCTGTCGGGTTCCTGA
- a CDS encoding YfbM family protein, with product MGLAMSYLRLPPSLEGRRDPDGIAQLVFGRPDWRRRHPADRIADVGGAWQALHYLITGDPWDGRPPEGDVVCGGRLLTEDGTGELGMDVIYLPPERVRPVAELLAEVPFGMLAERFDAAAMAAAGVQDADRMDADACERVLRPAYERLTRLFGAAAADGQAVYKTMAPRAR from the coding sequence GTGGGCCTGGCGATGTCGTACCTCAGGCTGCCCCCGTCGCTTGAGGGCCGGCGGGATCCGGACGGGATCGCCCAGCTGGTGTTCGGCCGGCCCGACTGGCGCCGCCGCCATCCGGCCGACCGGATCGCCGATGTGGGCGGCGCCTGGCAGGCACTGCATTACCTGATCACCGGCGACCCCTGGGACGGCCGCCCGCCCGAGGGCGACGTGGTGTGCGGCGGCCGGCTGCTGACCGAGGACGGCACCGGCGAGCTGGGCATGGACGTGATCTACCTGCCGCCCGAGCGGGTCCGCCCGGTCGCCGAACTGCTGGCCGAGGTCCCGTTCGGGATGCTGGCCGAGCGCTTCGATGCGGCCGCGATGGCCGCCGCCGGGGTGCAGGACGCCGACCGGATGGACGCCGATGCGTGCGAGCGGGTGCTGCGCCCCGCCTACGAACGGCTCACCCGGCTGTTCGGCGCGGCGGCGGCCGACGGCCAGGCCGTCTACAAGACGATGGCTCCCCGCGCCCGCTGA
- a CDS encoding RDD family protein, whose amino-acid sequence MSSGRQAAGGPRWTQTWLSGARSAGADLGYPGQRLGLPEEGPTAIAGYGRRLVALFIDWGACLVVSSFLTRALELAPQDRSLLTLALFGLQSLVLTATIGMTLGKRLCGIRIVRLDGRPIGPLWALVRTLLLLAVVPALLWDRDHRGLHDRAANTAVVNI is encoded by the coding sequence ATGAGCAGTGGCAGGCAGGCGGCCGGCGGGCCGCGATGGACGCAGACCTGGCTGAGCGGGGCGCGCTCGGCCGGTGCGGATCTGGGCTATCCGGGGCAGCGGCTGGGCCTTCCCGAAGAGGGCCCCACCGCGATCGCCGGCTACGGCCGCCGGCTGGTCGCCCTGTTCATCGACTGGGGGGCGTGCCTGGTGGTCTCCTCGTTCCTGACCCGCGCGCTGGAGCTGGCCCCGCAGGACCGCAGCCTGCTGACGCTGGCGCTGTTCGGCCTGCAGTCGCTGGTGCTGACCGCCACGATCGGGATGACGCTGGGCAAGCGGCTGTGCGGCATCCGCATCGTCCGGCTGGACGGCCGCCCGATCGGGCCGCTGTGGGCGCTGGTGCGCACCCTGCTGTTGCTGGCCGTCGTCCCGGCCCTGCTGTGGGACCGCGACCACCGGGGCCTGCACGACCGGGCCGCCAACACCGCCGTGGTCAACATCTGA
- a CDS encoding TIGR01777 family oxidoreductase, with translation MKVAITGASGLIGGALAQSLESDGHRVLRLVRRQPRGPAEARWEPGGRVETAALEGADAVVHLAGAGIGDRRWNRAYKQLIRDSRVNGTRTIAAALAGLADRPKVLVCGSAIGYYGDTGDREADEDSPQGAGFLAQLVADWEAATQPAADAGIRVVLPRTGVVLSRRGGMLARLLPLFRLGLGGRLGSGRQWMSWISLTDQVAALRFLIEGRLSGPVNLTAPHPVTNAEYTRALAEAVRRPAPWVVPKLPLKIALGGFAEEGVFVSQRVMPRRLLEAGFSFTHPVLSEALRAELSGP, from the coding sequence ATGAAGGTCGCGATCACGGGGGCGTCCGGGCTGATCGGCGGCGCGCTGGCGCAAAGCCTGGAAAGCGACGGGCACCGGGTGCTGCGGCTGGTCCGGCGGCAGCCGCGCGGCCCCGCGGAGGCGCGCTGGGAGCCCGGCGGGCGGGTGGAGACCGCGGCGCTGGAGGGCGCCGACGCGGTGGTGCACCTGGCCGGGGCCGGCATCGGCGACCGGCGCTGGAACCGCGCCTACAAGCAGCTGATCCGCGACAGCCGGGTGAACGGCACGCGCACCATCGCCGCCGCGCTGGCCGGCCTGGCCGACCGGCCCAAGGTGCTGGTGTGCGGGTCGGCCATCGGCTACTACGGCGACACCGGCGACCGGGAGGCCGACGAAGACTCCCCTCAGGGCGCCGGTTTCCTGGCGCAGCTGGTGGCCGATTGGGAGGCCGCGACGCAGCCGGCCGCCGACGCCGGGATCCGGGTGGTGCTGCCGCGCACCGGCGTGGTGCTCAGCCGCCGGGGCGGGATGCTGGCCAGGCTGCTGCCGCTGTTCCGGCTGGGCCTGGGCGGGCGGCTGGGCTCGGGACGGCAGTGGATGAGCTGGATCTCGCTGACCGACCAGGTGGCCGCGCTGCGTTTCCTCATCGAGGGGCGGCTGTCGGGGCCGGTGAACCTGACCGCGCCCCACCCGGTCACCAACGCCGAGTACACCCGGGCGCTGGCCGAGGCGGTGCGCCGTCCCGCGCCCTGGGTGGTGCCCAAGCTGCCGCTGAAGATCGCCCTGGGCGGTTTCGCCGAGGAGGGCGTCTTCGTCAGCCAGCGGGTGATGCCGCGCCGGCTGCTGGAAGCCGGGTTCTCCTTCACTCATCCCGTGCTGAGCGAAGCCCTGCGCGCGGAGCTGTCCGGGCCCTGA
- a CDS encoding YbjQ family protein: MIVSTMNDLPGYEVTEVLGDVFGLTVLVRTPSSQIEAGLRTFFGGGEARGLSKELHDGRLEARRRLIEAAEELGADAVLAMRFETSELRDNGLEICAYGTAVKARRRAS, encoded by the coding sequence ATGATCGTGAGCACCATGAACGACCTGCCCGGCTATGAGGTGACCGAGGTGCTCGGCGATGTGTTCGGGCTGACCGTCCTCGTGCGGACGCCCTCGTCGCAGATCGAGGCCGGGCTGCGCACCTTCTTCGGCGGCGGCGAGGCCCGCGGGCTGTCCAAGGAGCTGCACGACGGCCGGCTGGAGGCGCGCCGGCGGCTGATCGAGGCGGCCGAGGAGCTGGGCGCCGACGCGGTGCTGGCGATGCGCTTTGAGACCAGCGAGCTGCGCGACAACGGCCTGGAGATCTGCGCCTACGGCACCGCCGTCAAGGCGCGCCGCCGGGCCTCGTAA
- a CDS encoding bifunctional [glutamine synthetase] adenylyltransferase/[glutamine synthetase]-adenylyl-L-tyrosine phosphorylase has translation MSEPWTSERRPSSLTGRLARLGFTDAGRAERLLAEAAAEGVTVTDAMLDALGGAADPDLALSSLLRLLGELDAPERAALQADEGLRRRLPAVLGVSAALGEHLARHPGDWRVLSGDGAIQAPDPRDLRDSLLRAVGADPADPAPTAADASTETLVALRAVYRRHLLHLAGRDLTGVLDVGEVAAELADLASAALEAGLAVARTEVPEADSCRLAVIGMGKCGGRELNYVSDVDVIFVAEPRPGHDETEALRAASRLASGLMRACSASTPEGALWEVDAALRPEGKAGPLVRTLASHRAYYERWAKTWEFQALLKARPVAGDMELGADYIDAIAPLVWKAAAGEEFVEDIQAMRRRVEEHLYKRTEETDRQLKLGPGGLRDVEFAVQLLQLVHGRADETLRSRGTLEALSLLSEGGYVGRDDAAGLASAYRFLRNVEHLLQLHRLRRTHTVPDDPADLRRLGRALGLRTDPVGEFTRLWRRHARTVRTLHEKLFYRPLLRAVARLPEEEARLTPEAARTRLVALGFTDPAGALRHIQALTSGVSRRAAIQRTLLPVMLGWFASAPDPDAGLLGFRQVSDALGTTPWYLRLLRDDVTVAERMAKVLASSRYATDLLLRAPEAVAILGNDAELAPRPFEALLNEALAAVRRREDDDRDAHASAEDAVAAVRGLRRRELFRISVGDLLGLIDVRTVGEALTDIATVTIEAALQAAINKIEMERRGPLPTRITVVAMGRFGGRELGYGSDADVMFVHDPLPGADERDAQNAAHAVAEEMRRLLSRPAPDPPLQIDPNLRPEGKAGPLVRTLASYEAYYSRWSSPWEAQALLRADPVIGDAELGHRFRALIDPIRWPRDGISDAALREIRRLKARMESERLPHGVERRLHTKLGPGGLSDVEWVAQLLQLQHAHEVAGLRTTSTLAALDAAVEAGLLDPADGEVLSSAWKLATRIRGTMMLVRGKASDLLPTDHHRERTAVTRVLGYPGTGDLLEDYRRHARRARRVMERVFYGISD, from the coding sequence GTGAGCGAGCCGTGGACCTCTGAACGCCGTCCATCCTCTCTGACCGGCCGGCTGGCCCGGCTCGGTTTCACGGACGCCGGGCGTGCCGAACGGCTGCTGGCCGAGGCCGCCGCGGAAGGCGTGACGGTCACCGACGCGATGCTGGACGCCCTGGGCGGCGCCGCCGACCCCGACCTGGCCCTCTCCAGCCTGCTGCGGCTGCTGGGCGAGCTCGACGCGCCGGAACGCGCCGCACTGCAGGCCGATGAGGGCCTGCGGCGCCGCCTGCCCGCGGTGCTGGGGGTCAGCGCCGCGCTCGGCGAGCACCTGGCCCGGCACCCGGGCGACTGGCGGGTGCTCAGCGGCGATGGAGCGATCCAAGCGCCCGACCCCCGCGACCTGCGCGACAGCCTGCTGCGCGCGGTGGGCGCCGACCCCGCCGACCCCGCCCCCACGGCCGCCGACGCCTCCACCGAGACGCTGGTGGCGCTGCGGGCCGTCTACCGCCGTCACCTGCTGCACCTGGCCGGCCGGGACCTGACCGGTGTGCTGGACGTCGGCGAGGTCGCCGCCGAACTGGCCGACCTGGCTTCCGCCGCCCTGGAGGCCGGGCTGGCCGTCGCCCGGACCGAGGTGCCCGAGGCCGACTCCTGCCGGCTGGCGGTGATCGGCATGGGCAAGTGCGGCGGACGGGAGCTGAACTACGTCAGCGACGTCGATGTGATCTTCGTGGCCGAGCCCCGCCCCGGCCACGACGAGACCGAGGCGCTGCGCGCCGCCTCCCGCCTGGCCTCGGGCCTGATGCGGGCCTGCTCGGCCAGCACCCCCGAGGGCGCGCTGTGGGAGGTCGACGCCGCGCTGCGCCCCGAGGGCAAGGCCGGGCCGCTGGTGCGCACTCTGGCCAGCCACCGCGCCTACTACGAGCGCTGGGCCAAGACCTGGGAGTTCCAGGCGCTGCTGAAGGCCCGCCCGGTGGCCGGGGACATGGAGCTGGGCGCCGACTACATCGACGCCATCGCCCCCCTGGTGTGGAAGGCGGCGGCCGGGGAGGAGTTCGTCGAGGACATCCAGGCCATGCGCCGCCGGGTGGAAGAGCACCTGTACAAGCGCACCGAGGAGACCGACCGGCAGCTCAAGCTGGGGCCCGGCGGGCTGCGCGATGTGGAGTTCGCCGTCCAGCTGCTGCAGCTGGTGCACGGCCGCGCCGACGAGACCCTGCGCAGCCGCGGCACCCTGGAGGCGCTGTCGCTGCTGTCGGAGGGCGGCTACGTCGGCCGCGACGACGCCGCCGGGCTGGCCTCGGCCTACCGGTTCCTGCGCAACGTGGAGCACCTGCTGCAGCTGCACCGGCTGCGCCGCACCCACACCGTCCCCGACGACCCGGCCGACCTGCGGCGGCTGGGCCGGGCGCTGGGGCTGCGCACCGACCCGGTGGGGGAGTTCACCCGCCTGTGGCGGCGGCACGCCCGCACCGTGCGCACCCTCCACGAGAAGCTGTTCTACCGGCCGCTGCTGCGCGCGGTCGCCCGCCTCCCCGAAGAGGAGGCCCGGCTGACCCCCGAGGCGGCCCGCACCCGCCTGGTCGCGCTGGGCTTCACCGACCCGGCCGGGGCGCTGCGGCACATCCAGGCCCTCACCTCCGGGGTGTCGCGGCGCGCCGCCATCCAGCGCACCCTGCTGCCGGTGATGCTGGGCTGGTTCGCCTCCGCCCCCGACCCCGACGCCGGGCTGCTGGGCTTCCGCCAGGTCAGCGACGCGCTCGGCACCACCCCCTGGTACCTGCGGCTGCTGCGCGACGATGTGACGGTGGCCGAGCGGATGGCCAAGGTGCTGGCCTCCAGCCGGTACGCCACCGACCTGCTGCTGCGCGCCCCCGAGGCGGTCGCCATCTTGGGCAACGACGCCGAGCTGGCCCCCCGTCCCTTCGAGGCCCTGCTGAACGAGGCGCTGGCCGCCGTCCGCCGCCGCGAGGACGACGATCGCGACGCCCACGCCTCCGCCGAGGACGCGGTGGCCGCGGTGCGCGGGCTGCGCCGCCGGGAGCTGTTCCGCATCAGCGTCGGCGACCTGCTCGGCCTGATCGATGTGCGCACCGTCGGCGAGGCGCTCACCGACATCGCCACCGTCACCATCGAGGCGGCCCTGCAGGCGGCCATCAACAAGATCGAGATGGAGCGGCGCGGCCCGCTGCCCACCCGCATCACCGTGGTCGCCATGGGCCGTTTCGGCGGACGCGAGCTGGGCTACGGCAGCGACGCCGACGTGATGTTCGTGCACGACCCGCTGCCCGGCGCCGACGAGCGGGACGCCCAGAACGCCGCGCACGCGGTCGCCGAGGAGATGCGCCGCCTGCTGTCGCGGCCCGCCCCCGACCCGCCCCTGCAGATCGACCCCAACCTGCGCCCCGAGGGCAAGGCCGGCCCGCTGGTGCGCACCCTGGCCTCCTACGAGGCCTACTACTCGCGCTGGTCCTCGCCCTGGGAGGCCCAGGCCCTGCTGCGCGCCGACCCGGTCATCGGCGACGCCGAGCTGGGCCACCGGTTCCGCGCCCTGATCGACCCGATCCGCTGGCCCCGGGACGGCATCAGCGATGCGGCGCTGCGCGAGATCCGCCGGCTCAAGGCGCGCATGGAGTCCGAGCGGCTGCCCCACGGGGTGGAGCGGCGGCTGCACACCAAGCTCGGCCCCGGCGGCCTGTCGGATGTGGAGTGGGTCGCGCAGCTGCTGCAGCTCCAGCACGCCCACGAGGTCGCCGGGCTACGCACCACCTCCACCCTGGCCGCCCTCGACGCGGCCGTGGAGGCCGGGCTGCTGGACCCCGCCGACGGGGAGGTCCTCTCCTCGGCCTGGAAGCTGGCCACCCGCATCCGCGGCACCATGATGCTGGTGCGCGGCAAGGCCTCCGACCTGCTGCCCACCGACCACCACCGGGAGCGCACCGCCGTCACCCGCGTCCTGGGCTACCCGGGCACCGGGGACCTGCTGGAGGACTACCGCCGGCACGCCCGCCGCGCCCGCCGGGTCATGGAGCGGGTCTTCTACGGCATCTCCGACTAG